A single region of the Ancylobacter novellus DSM 506 genome encodes:
- a CDS encoding ANTAR domain-containing response regulator encodes MTADPALRIVIVDESPLRAAILEEGLREAGYRNVLRLPERHDLLARLHAIDPDVIVIDLEDPSRDVIEQMFQVSREVKRPIAMFVDQSDSSTIAAAIDAGVSAYIVDGLKKERVKPIIDMTISRFRAFARLREELEQTRTELEERKTIDRAKGILMKMKGLDEPQAYALLRRTAMNEKRRLVDIAQSVITAAELLK; translated from the coding sequence ATGACGGCCGACCCCGCCCTTCGTATCGTCATCGTCGACGAGAGCCCGTTGCGGGCCGCCATCCTGGAGGAGGGCCTGCGCGAGGCGGGCTACCGCAACGTGCTGCGCCTGCCCGAGCGCCACGATCTGCTGGCGCGTCTGCACGCCATCGATCCCGACGTGATCGTCATCGACCTCGAAGACCCCTCGCGCGACGTCATCGAGCAGATGTTCCAGGTCAGCCGCGAGGTGAAGCGGCCCATCGCCATGTTCGTCGACCAGTCGGACAGCTCGACCATCGCCGCGGCGATCGACGCCGGCGTCTCCGCCTACATCGTCGACGGGCTGAAGAAGGAGCGCGTCAAGCCGATCATCGACATGACGATCAGCCGCTTCCGCGCCTTCGCCCGCCTGCGCGAGGAGCTCGAACAGACCCGCACCGAGCTCGAGGAGCGCAAGACCATCGACCGCGCCAAGGGCATCCTGATGAAGATGAAGGGGCTGGACGAGCCGCAGGCCTACGCCCTGCTGCGTCGTACCGCGATGAACGAGAAGCGGCGCCTCGTCGACATCGCCCAATCCGTCATCACCGCGGCGGAGCTGCTGAAATGA